One window of the Colletotrichum destructivum chromosome 4, complete sequence genome contains the following:
- a CDS encoding Putative enoyl-CoA hydratase/isomerase, ClpP/crotonase-like domain superfamily, whose protein sequence is MASQTPLFTVPIAPLGDHVGGSIVCTSPAPLVYLLTWSSPPDNRLTTPFCRALLAALDIVEFAHPVGVLVTTSAVPKFYSNGLDLEHAFATPNFWPDTLYRLFHRFLTYPMPTVALIPGHAFAGGFMTAMHHDYRVMNPQKGFLCMNELEFGAPLKPPMSSIFRIKCASPRVYQEIVLEAKRFPGPAALDAGLVDALGGLDEALKLIADRKLTAKGKSGVYAVLKAEMWKESAYVLAKENYETTEKIWSQREALEEKRVAAGKKFVAEWKAGKAKL, encoded by the coding sequence ATGGCCTCCCAGACCCCCCTCTTCACGGTCCCCATCGCCCCCCTCGGCGACCACGTCGGCGGCTCCATCGTCTgcacctcgccggcgcccctCGTCTACCTCCTTACCTGGTCCTCGCCCCCGGACAACCGCCTGACGACCCCCTTCTGccgcgccctcctcgccgccctcgacatcgtcgagttcgcccaccccgtcggcgtcctcgtcaccaCCTCCGCCGTGCCCAAATTTTACTCcaacggcctcgacctcgaacACGCCTTCGCCACCCCGAACTTCTGGCCCGACACCCTCTACCGCCTCTTCCACCGCTTCCTCACCTACCCCATGCCCACCGTCGCCCTCATCCCCGGCCACGCCTTTGCCGGCGGTTTCATGACCGCCATGCACCACGACTACCGCGTCATGAACCCGCAAAAGGGCTTCCTCTGCATGAACGAGCTCGAGTTCGGCGCCCCGCTGAAGCCCCCAATGTCCTCCATCTTCCGCATCAAGTGCGCCTCCCCGCGCGTCTACCAGGAgatcgtcctcgaggccaagcgCTTCCCcggccccgccgccctcgacgcggggctcgtcgacgcccttggcggcctcgacgaggccctgaAGCTGATCGCCGACCGCAAGCTGACCGCCAAGGGCAAGTCCGGCGTCTACGCCgtgctcaaggccgagatgtGGAAGGAGAGCGCCTacgtcctcgccaaggagaACTACGAGACCACGGAAAAGATCTGGAGCCAGAGGGAAgcgctcgaggagaagcgcgTCGCCGCTGGGAAAAAGTTTGTCGCGGAATGGAAGGCTGGCAAGGCCAAGCTGTAA
- a CDS encoding Putative glycosyl transferase, family 1, mannosyltransferase ALG2, which produces MAEKDEGQRTIVFFHPDLGIGGAERLVVDAAVGLQNRGHKVVIFTSHCDRSHCFEEARDGTLDVRVRGNWIVPPSILGRLTILCAILRQLHLLVQIYLTRELQSLEPDTFFVDQLSAGLPLLQYLSPKAPILFYCHFPDMYLALGREKWWKRLYRVPFDWVEEWSMGFADEIAVNSGFTKGVATRAWPQLAKHKDFKVVYPCVDVAPKKSDTAKLIGDGKVKDKDGKEDEAIWTDKNIVLSINRFERKKDIALAVKAFASLTADKRKGVRLVIAGGYDLRSIENCQYHKELEELAASYGLETFTAKNIITALSAPAHIPVLFLLSIPSSLKDSLLRSAKLLVYTPSNEHFGIVPLEAMLAGVPVLAANTGGPTETVVDGVTGWLREPGRVEQWTAVMDEVLNRMSRADLEKMGKVGEQRVRTGFGQEKMAERIERIQDDMAAAQRVPPLMNAVLNFLGIGIFFALGLVTSQMFANAREKKRA; this is translated from the exons ATGGCAGAAAAGGACGAGGGCCAGAGgaccatcgtcttcttccacccgGACCTTGGTATTGGCGGCGCAGAGCGTCTCGTCGTTGACGCTGCGGTCGGCCTGCAGAATCGCGGCCACAAGgtcgtcatcttcaccaGCCACTGCGACCGGAGCCATTGCTTTGAGGAAGCCCGTGATG GAACCCTCGATGTCCGCGTCCGCGGTAACTGGATAGTGCCCCCCTCGATCCTCGGCCGCCTGACCATCCTCTGCGCCATCCTGCGCCAgctccacctcctcgtccagatCTACCTCACCCGCGAGCTCCAGTCCCTCGAACCCGACACCTTCTTCGTCGACCAGCTCAGCGCCGGCTTGCCGCTGCTGCAATACCTCTCGCCCAAGGCGCCCATTCTCTTTTACTGCCACTTCCCCGACATgtacctcgccctcggccgcgaaAAGTGGTGGAAGCGCCTCTACCGCGTGCCGTTCGACTGGGTCGAGGAGTGGAGCATGggcttcgccgacgagatcgccgTCAACTCGGGCTTCACAAAGGGCGTCGCCACAAGGGCCTGGCCGCAGCTGGCTAAGCACAAGGACTTCAAGGTCGTCTACCCCTgcgtcgacgtcgcgccCAAGAAGAGCGACACGGCCAAGCTGATTGGCGACGGTAAggtcaaggacaaggatggaaaggaggacgaggctATCTGGACGGACAAGAACATCGTCCTCAGCATCAACCGATtcgagaggaagaaggacattgcgctcgccgtcaaggcgtTTGCGTCCCTAACCGCCGATAAGAGAAAGGGCGTGCGactcgtcatcgccggcggctaCGACCTCCGCAGTATCGAGAACTGCCAGTACCAtaaggagctcgaggagctggcagCGTCGTACGGCCTCGAGACGTTCACGGCCAAGAACATCATCACGGcgctgtcggcgccggcgcacATCCCCGTACtgttcctcctctccatccccTCGAGCCTCAAAGACTCGCTTCTCCGGTCGGCCAAGCTGCTGGTGTATACGCCCTCCAACGAGCACTTTGGCATCGTgcccctcgaggccatgctTGCCGGCGTCCCCGTGCTCGCGGCGAACACAGGCGGGCCAACTGAGacggtcgtcgacggcgtcacgGGCTGGCTGCGCGAGCCGGGCCGCGTCGAACAGTGGACGGCGGTCATGGACGAGGTGCTCAACCGCATGAGCCGGGCCGATCTCGAAAAGATGGGCAAGGTCGGCGAGCAGCGCGTGCGCACCGGGTTCGGCcaggagaagatggcggAGCGCATCGAGAGGATACAGGAcgacatggcggcggcgcagaggGTGCCGCCCCTGATGAACGCCGTGCTCAACTTTTTGGGCATTGGTATCTTCTTTGCGCTGGGCCTGGTCACGTCGCAGATGTTTGCCAATGCgcgggagaagaagagggcgtgA
- a CDS encoding Putative rossmann-like alpha/beta/alpha sandwich protein, translating to MSSKGVPEPAMSSRAVLVDLFSRSISAFQSSKDAFRVVCTLPRRTAGHDDASPRPPREGRPPRRVRSLVVLDSSFNPPTLAHMRMAVSAIRDLQRGRGEEAAQERTSGVRLLLLLAVNNADKEPKPAAFHVRLGMMRAFAEDLLDELRGSSSQGEGEEKPGQPAGGKEEEEEEEEEEEEEEAAGIDVDLGLTTMPYFHDKSQAISDNGFYAVEGEGPQQVYLAGYDTLIRIFNPKYYNAASPSATDDGEGSGAVAVSPIRQALDPFLERSRLRITMRTDDEWGDERAQVAYLEGLRNGGLEEVGGCGAWAERVEMVRGVGEVVSSTRVREAARSGDEDALGRLVGRRVKEWVTGEELYR from the coding sequence ATGTCATCCAAGGGCGTACCAGAACCGGCCATGTCCAGCcgtgccgtccttgtcgactTATTTTCCCGCAGCATCTCGGCGTTCCAGTCATCCAAAGATGCGTTCCGCGTAGTCTGCACCCTGCCCCGACGGACAGCGGGCCACGACGACGCGTCGCCGCGGCCACCGAGGGAGggacggccgccgcggcgggtGAGGAGTCTCGTCGTGCTGGATTCGTCGTTCAACCCGCCCACGCTGGCGCACATGCGCATGGCCGTCTCGGCGATCCGCGACTTGcagcgggggcggggggaggaggcggcccAGGAGAGGACGTCGGGCGTGaggctgcttctgcttctcgcCGTGAACAATGCCGACAAGGAGCCCAAGCCCGCGGCGTTCCACGTGCGGCTGGGGATGATGCGCGCCTTTGCCGAGGACTTGCTTGACGAGCTGAGGGGTTCGTCGTCTCAGGgcgaaggggaggagaagccggGGCAGCCGGcaggagggaaagaggaggaggaggaggaggaggaggaggaggaggaggaggaggcggcgggtATCGACGTTGACCTGGggctgacgacgatgccgtaCTTCCACGACAAGAGCCAGGCCATCTCAGATAACGGGTTCTACGCcgtggagggggagggtcCGCAGCAGGTCTACCTCGCGGGGTACGACACGCTGATCCGCATCTTCAATCCGAAGTATTACAATGCCGCGAGTCCGTCGGCGACCGATGACGGGGAGGGGTCGGGGGCTGTGGCTGTGTCGCCTATCCGACAAGCACTTGACCCGTTCCTTGAGCGGTCCAGGTTGCGGATCACGATGCGTACGGACGATGAATGGGGCGACGAGAGGGCGCAGGTCGCTTACCTCGAGGGGCTGAGGAACGGCGGTCTGGAAGAGGTCGGCGGGTGCGGTGCGTGGGCTGAGAGGGTCGAGATGGTCAGGGGCGTCGGGGAGGTCGTTAGCAGTACGAGGGTGCGGGAGGCTGCGAGgagcggcgacgaggatgcgtTGGGACGGCTGGTTGGGAGGAGGGTGAAGGAGTGGGTGACGGGGGAAGAGCTGTATCGATAA